TGGGTCAACTGAAAATTAATTGCCAGCAATTTTGCTAAGaagttttttattaaaaaatatttcaCAATTATAgcttcttaaaggtggggtaggtaagtttcagaaaccggctcgagatacattttttgttattccatggaatgctcttaacatcccgatagcaatgaatatcttaagtgctttgccaaaaaatccataacaaattttcatctgtagaagccgtaatactgtaaaaagtattagccgggccggctaaacggattggatggcctacctgcctgtcagccttccatcggggcacaaacttatttcgtgccctcattgttcatgtgtgtgttggaggaggggctctataaggaagtgacagattttctccggttttCAAATTCtcgcgatctcgagccggtttctcaaacttacctaccccacctttaaatatttattaaaaaaatattaacatatattttaattttttttattgtaatgAGTACTTGATACTCCCTATTCTTTAAGTACATGTTCCTAATCATACTTACTTAAGTACCATTCTCGATGCAGAACTTGAAATGTAGTATTTATACAGTGGAGTATTTGTTCATTACTCAAGTAAAGAATCTGAATTATCTTTCGACGATTCAAAGGTTTAATGTCATaacatatacacaactatggtgaaATTATGTAATGAGGAAAAACTtaggttgcaggttcctcaacagtgcaattTAACATAAAACAATTAATTAAGTAACATCAGATCAATATTCAATAAATGATCGTAATGAAAAACATAAATTGAAAATATTTACTTTCATAAAGTAAGGATTTATTGCAGGTCTGTTGTATTTTAGTGCATTAGTTTTTGCTAGATTTACGTAAGAAACTGGCAACCAAGTGTATTTATTAAGTGCATCACTTTCCTGTTGACAGAGAGTTAGTGCTGACAACCCTGTTGACATTACATTGATTGGGGTTAAACAGAAGTAACTGACACATGTTTCTAATTCTTCCAGGATACACAGAACTACCACCATGGTTAAAATGTTTATTGGCAATCTTGCCTGCAACACTACACCTGAGGAGCTCCGAGAACTCTTCGAGAAGTATGGAAAAGTCACAGAAAGTGACGTTGTCAAAAACTATGGCTTCGTACACATGTCCAACATTTCTGAAGCAGAGGAGGCCATTCGAAACCTCCACCAGCTCCAGCTGAATGGCTGGCGCATGAATGTGGAGATGAGCAAAGGGAGGCCCAAGTCCACCACCAAACTACATGTCAGCAACCTCGGCGAGGGGGTTTCCAACCCTGTTCTGCGGGCTAAGTTTGAAGAGTTTGGTACGGTGGTAGAGTGTGACATAGTGAAGGACTACGCGTTTATTCACATGGAGCGAATGGAGGACGCCATGGATGCCATCAGTAAGCTGGACAACACGGCCTACAAAGGTGAACTCTTTGGCAGGGGAGAGCTAGTTGTCTTTGCTGTCTATAAAAACAAATTTGGATTCTGATCTGTCGCTGTGCCGCTCTCATGAAAAGTAAAATCCACTGGCTTTTTTTCCAACATTGACCATGTGGACTGAAAGTGATCCCTTGTAAGTTTGACGGTGTCTTTTGTGAAACCAGTGGCAGTGTTACTGGTGAATAGGCTCTGGCATAACATCTCCTGCACCTGGCGCGGAAGGTTATTTCGCTTTGCTCAGTGATTGTCGGTAAAATGCATTTAGCGTGTTTAATAGTCGGTAAGAGCCTTTTTCGTGTCAGAACCCCTCGGTCTCATGCGTGTCTTCTCTCTCCTTACAAGGCAAGCTGATGAGCGTACAACTGTCCACCAGTCGGCTGCGCACGGCCCCAGGAATGGGAGAACATACCGGCTGCTATGTCTGCGGGAAACATGGTCACTGGTCGAAAGATTGTCCAGTCAGTCGGAACGGTAGCCACGGTGAAGGCTCAAGAGGTCACGGCAGCCGGGCCCCCCCACGCAGTCCCCCGAGTTATGGCAGGGGCAGCTATGAGATGCCCTCCCCTCCAGCTGAATACAGGAGTGGCTCTGCGTATAGTCGCTCTAGTTACATGGGTGGGTTGCCGCCTCCCCCTCGTAGGCTCAGCGGCTACAGCCCTGAGCTGGGGGAGCGGTACGCAAGCAGAGCGCCAAGCTCCTACGCCGAGAGGTCATCAGTGTATGACCGCGACCGCCTCTATAGCAGTGTCGACTATTATGAGAAGTACAGAGATCGGCCATACGGCTCAAGCTATTTTGAGGGTCGCCGAATGTCCTatattcctcctcctcccccaccCCCTCCTTCCTCCTTCTCAAAGCTCTCCTCCAGTATAGATGCGTATGAACGTCGGGCATTGCCCCCCTCGCCATCGGCTGCAGCATACTACGCACGAGACCGCAGCCCGATCAGACGGGTGCCGGTCTCCCCATCAAGTTACGCCTACGAGCGAACACGGCTGTCTCCGGTGTCGGCCACCAGAAGCTCCTACTCGGCCCCTAGACCCAGGGATAATTACACACCACGCTATGCGCCTTACTGAAGCCTGGGTGCCAAGGTGAGCAACGTGACATTGTATGAGAGTACTTCTGATCTCTGAACAGAGGCACACTTTACTGTACAACGTTACCAGCCAGTGAGCACTGAGATCACAATTAGCTTTGTAACTTAGTTTTTAAGATACTGATTCCTTTTAAGCTATGGTGCTGATAATGGCGGAGTCAAATAAGGTTTAACGATAAGGATAatgaaaatcttttttttgttgtttttatttttttatttgaacaaaTACAGAAGCTAGTGCACACTACGCCTCTAAATATATTTAAGTTACTAAAGCCTTAACCTCTTTACTACACAgccatttgtatttgagtatggTTAATCGTTATGCCCTAGTTTGAACCCTTTGTCTAAAAACGGTATTTGCTCTCTTTCAGGTCTGTTTGGGAACTCCAGGACTTTTCCTCTGCCGTCATTTCTCGAAGCTACGTGATTCCATCAGTCTGCGTGATGTGCTTCGAAGATAAGAATTGCGGTTATTATATTGGAAATTGTGTCTGCATCTTCCAGGTGCCTGAGATGCCAGTTGCCCGCAGATGAATCGTCCATTCAATAACAAGGACTGACTGCACCATTTGACATTAATGATGTGTCTAACAGTAATTAgctgacttttttttcttaCCTGTGTTTCTTCCTCACTTTAATTGAATTGTTAAATCCAGTACATGTTTGGGTCCTGTTTCTTATTTAGAAGAAGTGTTTATGTTTCTTTAATATATCAAAATGTACCTACCTTTTTTGAATGGAATGTGAGGGTTAACTGATGCTTCATCAGTTGCTTGTAGTACAGATTCTTGCCAATGGGAAGATATATAGACTTGATCTGAGTCACTTATATGGATGTGGATAAAGATTCATGTTTGTACCTAAATGATGATCATTGGTGATACATGTGCTGTGTTACTGAGATTCACATTGAACACAATAGAGAAAAACATCCATATCCATGCAACTGACAACTCCAAGTGTGACACTGAGTTAGTTTCTATGGTAAGCAGATAATCTCTAACATTCCAGCTTCATTTTTCTTTTAGTTTTAATTTCttaaataatatataatttacacattTGATAAGTGTCTGTTGATCTGAAGTCAACATTTCATAACAAGGGACACCATCAAAAAGTCAGCTGTCATGCAATGTGCATCTACATAACATTTTGTGTATGCTTTCTGTCTATGTAATGTTGCACACTTTGCCAACACAAAATAGTCTGTTATCTCCTTACTTTTATTCGGGATGGATGTTTTTTTGTTTCCATACTAGTATAACCAGATAGAGAAATGTGAGTCAGGGCTCGGGCTGTATGAGTGATGAGGCACTTGTGTTTTCTGGAAGGTGGGTTTGGTGGTTTTTGGAGTTTGTATTTTTCATACTAGCTGTATACGTACTAGCATAGCCTACATCTAAAATGAATATAATTTTGAATAAACCAAAACTGTTTTTGATGACATTTCTTTCAGTTCTTTCTTTAAAACCCGATTTAATGTTGTCAGGTTTAGTATGTAGTGGAAATACCAATTTGAGAGACTAATAATCCACATACTGACTCACATGGATTCAAAAGTCCAAATATTGCTTGTTATTAAGTAGCAATCATTGGGTATATTAATGTCGGATCAGGGTAAAAACaatgcaacatttacattaatgTTAACCAGCCTGGGGTTTAGGACCCTCAGAGGgtaacatatatatttataggTAGGCTAAAACAAATTGTTAATATAAAGAATGCTAATCTGTTATTCACATTTATGTAAACTGTGATTATGGGCTGCTTTTCTTAAACAAGGGCCTGTTCTGTCAAGTATTAGAAGATACACcgtttttatttacatttataaagggaatTATAGGGTTATCACAATACTAGTGATATGTGATTGACTTGTTTgcgtttttattattttcactccaatatttaaaacaaaaaaagtttaTGTCTCATATCAACATTATGGCGTAGCATTTGGCGCTGTAACGATTGTCTCTCCTTGCTCTCCGTGCTAGCAGAGTTAGCTGCCTGCTCCTGCTTTGGTGTTTGCTTGCTCATGAACTGCTAACGTCAGTCAGTCGTACAGGGTTCAATCGTCATTCATTCTCCGAGGGAAGAGACGCTCATCGTAGTTTTAAATAGGTAAGAATGTAAACATCACATATTGAACGTTATCTAAAGGCTTATTTGTAATCAAAACGGTGCAATACACGGACTGACGCTAGCTAGGCCAAACAGTGGTATCAAATGCGTGTTTTGTAAAATGTATGGATACGCTAAGCTAGTTTACG
This genomic stretch from Pseudochaenichthys georgianus chromosome 18, fPseGeo1.2, whole genome shotgun sequence harbors:
- the rbm4.2 gene encoding RNA-binding protein 4.2 isoform X1; translation: MVKMFIGNLACNTTPEELRELFEKYGKVTESDVVKNYGFVHMSNISEAEEAIRNLHQLQLNGWRMNVEMSKGRPKSTTKLHVSNLGEGVSNPVLRAKFEEFGTVVECDIVKDYAFIHMERMEDAMDAISKLDNTAYKGKLMSVQLSTSRLRTAPGMGEHTGCYVCGKHGHWSKDCPVSRNGSHGEGSRGHGSRAPPRSPPSYGRGSYEMPSPPAEYRSGSAYSRSSYMGGLPPPPRRLSGYSPELGERYASRAPSSYAERSSVYDRDRLYSSVDYYEKYRDRPYGSSYFEGRRMSYIPPPPPPPPSSFSKLSSSIDAYERRALPPSPSAAAYYARDRSPIRRVPVSPSSYAYERTRLSPVSATRSSYSAPRPRDNYTPRYAPY
- the rbm4.2 gene encoding RNA-binding protein 4.2 isoform X2, with the protein product MVKMFIGNLACNTTPEELRELFEKYGKVTESDVVKNYGFVHMSNISEAEEAIRNLHQLQLNGWRMNVEMSKGRPKSTTKLHVSNLGEGVSNPVLRAKFEEFGTVVECDIVKDYAFIHMERMEDAMDAISKLDNTAYKGLFGNSRTFPLPSFLEAT